The Chryseolinea soli nucleotide sequence GTCTGTCGCCACCACCGGAGGTAAAAGCTCAAACACTTTCACCGAGCTGTTGAGAACCTCTAAATGTTTCCTGAGCGCCTCTGTGTAAAAACGCAGGGCCACTTTGGAAGCGGAATAGGTCGCTTCGATCACCGAAGGAACATAACTAAGAATGGAAGTGGTGTTGATAATGGCCCCTTCCTTTCTTGATTTCAACATTTCCATAAAAAGGTTGTTCAGACGGATCACGCCGAGATAATTGACATTCATTTCATGCTCCGCCTCATGGGAATGCCTGTCGTTCGCTACTCCCAGGTTAGTGGAGAGGCTTAAAACACCGGCATTATTATATAGAATATCGATTCCACCGAGTTCCTTGATTTGATTGAAAAGCGTTTGCGCATCGCCGGCATTGGCAACATCACTTTTTATGGCCGTCAGGGCTGGATATAATTTTTTCGCCTGGTCCAATTTTGATTGATCCCTTCCAGTGATGATCACTTTAGCACCCTTGGCTAGAAATTGCTTTGCTGCTTCGAGGCCAATGCCTGCCGTGCCGCCGGTGATCAATATTGTTTTTCCTTGTATTTCCATGTTTTGACCTTATTTAATAGTATTTAATGTGCCGGGTTTGTTTCTTTTCGTCTTGTCCTTTAAATTTACTTGCAAATTGCAAGTGCAAAGATTGTTATTTACTTGCAAAATGCAAGTGATTTATGCTATTTTTATGAAGAAGACGAAAAAACGATCGGATTGCCCGGTGAGTACCTCGCTGGACATATGGGGAGATAAGTGGTCACTGTTGATCATCAGGGACCTCATGTTTGCAAAAGAATGCACCTATGGCGACTTTCTAAAATCCCCGGAAGGTATAGCGACGAATATTTTGGCCTCAAGATTAGAAGTGCTGGAGGAAAACGAGCTGATCGAAAAATTAGATCACCCGGACAGCAAAGCAAAAGTGTTGTATAGACTCGCCAAAAAGGGAATTGACTTACTTCCCATCATGATTGAAATAAACTTATGGGCTGAAAAATATTTTCCCATACCGGCCGATAGAAAGGCAATGTTGAAAGAGGTGAAAAAGGATAAAACCGCATTTATTAAATCAAAGATCAAGGAATTGGAGACGCGATGATTAGGGGATTCAAGGGAAAAGCGTTTTGCAAGACAAGCATAGGGAAACTGTCGTGGATAGACACTCATTTTTAACAGAATTGACATCAACAGCGCATACCGAAAATGACGACAACCCCATTTAAACTAACGATCCACATGGTCTCAAGCCTCGACGGGATCATTGCCAAAAAAGACAATAGCGTTTCGTGGTTTGATACCCCTGACCACTACGAGAAGGGCGTTGGCGAACCAGACGTAGCAGCGTTTCTTAAGACAATAGATTGCTACGTCATGGGCGCCCGCACCTACGAACACGCCATAGAACTTTCGAAGTCCTATGGCTGGGCTTATGGGGACGTCCCGACCATCGTGGTAACCCACAGAAACATTCCCATTGACAGACCCAACATCGAAATTTACTCAGGTGACTTGAACAAACTTGTGAATGAACGGCTCAAGCCAAACTATAAAAATGTTTGGCTCGTCGGCGGAGCACTGCTCGCCAAGGATTTCATTCGCGCAAAATTGGCGGACGATATCAGGTTGTCGGTCCTGCCCATTATTTTGGGTGACGGACTGCTGTTTTTTGATCAGATCGGAAAAGAACAAGCCCTGCACCTCAAAGACGTGACCGCCTACAAAAGTGGAATGGTGGAGTTGTGGTATGAAATAAAAAAATAGTCGCACCGAAGCCATGCGATAATCCGTAAAAGCTCTTACTATGGAAAACAGAAGAAATCACAACTCTACCAAAGTGCCCCGCATGTCGGAGATATTTCCCCAGGCGGTCATTGCCGACAAGTTTGTCTTTCTATCGGGAACTCCCGGCATCAACCCCTCGACGGGAAAGCTTAGTGAAAGTTTCGAGGAACAAACGAGACAAGCGTTCTTAAACATAAAAACCATATTGGAAGAAGCCGGAAGCAGTCTGGAGAAAATTGTGAAGACGACGGTTTTTATGGTTGCCGGCAACGACTTTGCTTTGCTGAACAAAGTCTATAACGAAATCTTTCCCGCCAATGCCCCAGCGCGAAGCGCTCCTCAGGTGATGCCGTTCCCTGGAGGCATTTTAGTGTCTGTTGAGTGCATTGCACTTTTGGAATAATTTAAGTTGTGTTTTACGCGAAGTTGGAGATCCCGTGCGTCTCCGTCTTGCGCACTGGCGTTGAGGAACTGCCGACGTGCAGCCGTTTCCTGCAATGCCCACTTTTTCAGCAAAAAGAGTTCAGAAAAGTAAACAAGATCCCAAAAGTAAATTTCCTTCTATACTTGATGATCTGAGTTTTATAGCTTGTATGGACGATTCTCGATGCTATGGATCTCCAGGAAACATTGATCATCACCAAACGGGAAGTAGAGTGGCTTTTAGATATCCAGGAATGCATGGATGCCGTAGCGTATGCTTTTAAGTTGCATGCCGAAGGAAAAGCTTTGCAGCCCAAAATACTTGGCCTTCACGTTCCGCACGGCGGCTTTCACATCAAAGCCGGAGCAATGGATCTTGGGCGGCCCTACTTTGTAGCAAAAGCAAATGCAAACTTCCCGGACAACATGAAAAACAATGGGCTCCCCACGATACAAGGCGTCATTATAGTTTGTGATGCTGCCAACGGAAAACTGCTCGCCCTGATGGACTCTATTGCAATAACCGTCATCCGAACGGGAGCCGCGACAGGTATTGCTGCAAAATATCTGGCAAGAAAGGACGCCAAGGTGGCAACGATCTGCGGATGCGGCAATCAAGGCAGAGTATCATTGAAGGCCATGATGACTGTGCGCCCCATCGAAAGGGTCTATGCTTACGACATTGACCAAACACAAAAAAATAAGTTCACCAAAGAGTTGACGGAAGCGCTGAACGTTCAGGTCATACCGGTTGATGACCTCGGCTTGGCCGTGAGGCAGAGCGATATCTGCGTGACCTGCACGACATCGAAGAAACCTTTCCTGAATAAGGAAGATGTCAAACCGGGGACATTCATTGCCGCGGTCGGGGCCGACAGCGAAGACAAACAAGAGCTACAAACCACGTTGCTGGCATCCTGCAAATTGGTGGTTGACATCCTGGAGCAAAGTGCAACGATCGGAGAGCTTCATCATGCGCTGGAATATGGAGTGGTTACGCGTGACCATGTTCATGCCGAATTGGGTGAGATCATTGCCGGCAGTAAAACAGGGCGAACGTCTGATGATGAAGTTATTGTCTTTGACAGTACGGGGACAGCCTTGCAGGATGTAGCCTCCGCGGCCATTGTTTATGAGAAAGCGATCGGAGCTGGAATTGGGATGAGCGTGAACTTGGCGAACGGATGAGCAAAATATGAAATCACCGTTGATGAAAACGCTGTAAGGTGTTTCTATTTAAAATCCGCCCCGATCGTTATTGACTTCCATTCTTCCAACTCCGCAGACATCGCCGTT carries:
- a CDS encoding SDR family oxidoreductase; amino-acid sequence: MEIQGKTILITGGTAGIGLEAAKQFLAKGAKVIITGRDQSKLDQAKKLYPALTAIKSDVANAGDAQTLFNQIKELGGIDILYNNAGVLSLSTNLGVANDRHSHEAEHEMNVNYLGVIRLNNLFMEMLKSRKEGAIINTTSILSYVPSVIEATYSASKVALRFYTEALRKHLEVLNSSVKVFELLPPVVATDMTASRNDKKLTPEELVKKLIAGLQKNQFTIRVGDTKLLYLVNRLFPKMAFGLVNSENNTKQLLPQN
- a CDS encoding winged helix-turn-helix transcriptional regulator gives rise to the protein MKKTKKRSDCPVSTSLDIWGDKWSLLIIRDLMFAKECTYGDFLKSPEGIATNILASRLEVLEENELIEKLDHPDSKAKVLYRLAKKGIDLLPIMIEINLWAEKYFPIPADRKAMLKEVKKDKTAFIKSKIKELETR
- a CDS encoding dihydrofolate reductase family protein, encoding MVSSLDGIIAKKDNSVSWFDTPDHYEKGVGEPDVAAFLKTIDCYVMGARTYEHAIELSKSYGWAYGDVPTIVVTHRNIPIDRPNIEIYSGDLNKLVNERLKPNYKNVWLVGGALLAKDFIRAKLADDIRLSVLPIILGDGLLFFDQIGKEQALHLKDVTAYKSGMVELWYEIKK
- a CDS encoding RidA family protein; this encodes MENRRNHNSTKVPRMSEIFPQAVIADKFVFLSGTPGINPSTGKLSESFEEQTRQAFLNIKTILEEAGSSLEKIVKTTVFMVAGNDFALLNKVYNEIFPANAPARSAPQVMPFPGGILVSVECIALLE
- a CDS encoding ornithine cyclodeaminase family protein; the protein is MIITKREVEWLLDIQECMDAVAYAFKLHAEGKALQPKILGLHVPHGGFHIKAGAMDLGRPYFVAKANANFPDNMKNNGLPTIQGVIIVCDAANGKLLALMDSIAITVIRTGAATGIAAKYLARKDAKVATICGCGNQGRVSLKAMMTVRPIERVYAYDIDQTQKNKFTKELTEALNVQVIPVDDLGLAVRQSDICVTCTTSKKPFLNKEDVKPGTFIAAVGADSEDKQELQTTLLASCKLVVDILEQSATIGELHHALEYGVVTRDHVHAELGEIIAGSKTGRTSDDEVIVFDSTGTALQDVASAAIVYEKAIGAGIGMSVNLANG